In Panthera leo isolate Ple1 chromosome B3, P.leo_Ple1_pat1.1, whole genome shotgun sequence, a single genomic region encodes these proteins:
- the LOC122221240 gene encoding olfactory receptor 4K14-like: MDKGNLSIVSEFVLLGLCHSWNMQFLFLIIFFMLYLLIVSGNVFIMILIITDSHLHSPMYFLLANLSFVDMWLSSVTTPKMITDFLRENKTISFGGCMCQILYVHFVGGGEMVLLVVMAYDRYVAICKPLHYSAMMSLQKCTSLVVTSWSIGFVHAMSQMAVIVQLPFCGPREIDSFFCDIPLVIKLACIDSYNLGILMNADSGVLAMTCFILLLISYTYILLTICQSTKTGASKALSTCTAHITVVVLFFGPCFFIYVWPLSITWVDKFLAVFYSTITPLLNPAIYTLRNKEIKDAMKRFRRYYMHYKGNI; the protein is encoded by the coding sequence atggataaaggaaatttGTCTATAGTGTCAGAATTTGTGCTTCTGGGACTTTGCCACTCATGGAATATGCAGTTCTTATTCCTAATCATATTTTTTATGCTTTACCTGCTTATTGTATCTGGAAATGTTTTCATCATGATCCTAATCATCACTGATTCCCATCTTCATTCTCCCATGTATTTCTTGTTGGCCAACCTGTCCTTTGTTGATATGTGGCTTTCTTCAGTCACCACTCCAAAGATGATCACAGACTTTCTCAGGGAGAACAAGACTATTTCCTTTGGAGGGTGTATGTGCCAGATCCTCTATGTACATTTTGTTGGAGGGGGTGAGATGGTACTCTTGGTGGtaatggcctatgaccgctatgtggctATCTGTAAGCCACTCCACTATTCGGCCATGATGAGCCTGCAAAAATGCACTAGTCTGGTGGTAACTTCCTGGAGCATTGGCTTTGTGCATGCCATGAGTCAGATGGCTGTGATTGTGCAATTGCCTTTTTGTGGCCCCAGGGAAATTGACAGCTTCTTCTGTGACATACCACTGGTAATCAAGCTTGCCTGCATAGATTCCTACAATTTGGGAATATTAATGAATGCTGACAGTGGGGTTCTAGCCATGACCTGCTTTATCCTGTTGTTGATATCCTATACATATATTCTTCTCACCATCTGCCAAAGCACTAAAACTGGTGCTTCCAAGGCACTCTCTACCTGTACTGCCCACATCACAGTGGTGGTGCTCTTCTTTGGGCCTTGCTTCTTCATCTATGTGTGGCCACTCAGCATCACCTGGGTGGACAAATTTCTTGCTGTGTTTTACTCTACTATTACACCTCTCCTAAATCCAGCCATTTATACTCTGAGAAATAAAGAGATTAAAGATGCCATGAAGAGATTCAGAAGATATTATATGCATTACAAGGGAAATATTTAA